The Kocuria flava nucleotide sequence TACGAGCAGCTCGGCGGGACGCCCACCGACCACCCCTTCGGTGCGTACGTGGCCGGGGACCCCACCGGCCGCACCGAGATCCCGGGGGTGTGGGTCGCCGGCAACGCCGCGGACCTCTCCGCGATGGTCTCGGTCGCCGGCGGCGCCGGCGTGCTGGCCGGGGCGGCGATCAACGCCGACCTCGTCCGCGAGGACGTCGAGGCCGCCGTCCGCGCCCGCAGCGCGGCCCCTGCGCGCACGGGCTGAGGTTCCCGGCGGCCGCGCCCGGGGGGCTGTGCTCCCGGGGTCCGCGCGCGATCATGGTCGTGGAGGACACCACGAGCACCGAGGAGCCGCCGTGACCGGAGAAGCCGTCGTCGTCGGGGCCGGCATCGCCGGGCTCGCCGCCGCCCGGGGACTGCTCGCCGCGGGCTGGCGGGTGCAGGTGCGCGAGCGCTCGGACGGACTGCCGGTCACGGGCACGTCCCTGGGCATGTGGCCGGCGGCGATGCGGGCCCTCGACGACCTCGGTCTCGGCGAGGAGGTCCGTGCCGCCTCCGTCGAGGCCCGCGGCGGCCGGATCCTGCGCCCGGACGGCCGGGCCCTGGCCCGGCTGGGCCCTGAGCGCAGCGTGCGGATGGTGCCCCGCCCCGTCCTGCTGGAGGCCCTGGCCCGGGACCTGCCCCCGGGCACGATCGCCTGGCACCGACCGGCCGGGGACCCGGGCCTGCTGCCGGACGCCGACGTGGTCGTGGCGGCCGACGGCGTGCACAGCCCCGTCCGCACGGCCCTGTTCGGCGTCGCCGAGCGGCCGCTGGGCACCGTGGCGATCCGCGGGCGGGCGCTGCTCCCGGCCGAGGGCGTCACCGAGACCTGGGGGCCCGGCCGGATCTTCGGCATCACCCCGTACGACGCCATCAGCACCTACTGGTACGCGTGCTTCCGCGCCGAGCTGCTGCCGGAGCCTCCGCCCGCCGGCGCGACGGCGGAGGTGCTGCGGGGGCTCTACCGCGGCTGGCACCCCGCCGTGCAGCAGGTGCTGGCCGCCCTCGACGAGACCTCGCTGGACCGGCGGGAGCTGCTCGACGTCCCGCCGCTGCGCTCCTACGTCACCGCCCGCACCGCCTTGGTCGGCGACGCCGCCCACGCCATGGCGCCCAACCTGGGGCGGGGTGCGGCCGAGGCCCTCGTCGACGCGACCACGCTGGTCGACGCCCTGACCGAGGATGCCGAGCCGCTCGTCGACGAGGCCGGGGTCGCGGCCGCCCTGCGCCACTACGACGCCGTGCGCCGGCCCCCGACGACCCGCCTCGTGCGCGCGGCCCGCCTGCTCAACCGGATGAGCACGGGCCACCGCCTCGTGCGCCCCCGGGACCTGGCCCTGGCGGCCGTGGGCCGGCTGGTGTGACGTCCGGTCGGCACATCGGGGCCGTCCAGCGCGGACCCAGGCCCGCAGGGCACGGTGGGGAGCACGGCCGGATGTCGGCCCGATCGGCCCGATGTGACAACTAAGGGTGCTGATCAGTAGAGTGGGGAACGGCCGACCGGCGCCGGACCGGCCCCTCTCCCCGGGCGGACATGACCGGGGAGATGCGGGAGCGTTCCGTGCGCGTCCGGCCACGAGGTCCGCAGCCGGCTCCGGGGGTGCCGGCGCGGCGGCTCGGCTCCGCCGGGCGGGAATGTTTCGGACCCGCCCGCCGCGGGCCGTGCTCCGGCACGGTGCGGTGTGCCGCTGCTCTCGGGAGAGGGGGGCGGCACGCCGTGGCGACCGGCTCGACCGTTGCAGGACCGGATGCACCGACGGGGGCGCTCTCGACCAGGAGCGCCCCTTCGTCGTGCCCGGGGAGGTCGCACGGCTTCGCACAGGCCCGTCCGGGCCCCGCCGGTCCTAGCATGGGCGGTGGGCGCGGGTCGTCCGCGGCCGGACAGGTGAGGAGCTCCCATGCGCGCGGCACGGTACTACGGCAGGAACGACATCCGGATCGACGACCTCCCCGAGCCCGAGGTCGGTCCGGGCCAGGTGGGCATCGAGGTGGCCTGGTGCGGGATCTGCGGCACCGACCTGCACG carries:
- a CDS encoding FAD-dependent monooxygenase — encoded protein: MTGEAVVVGAGIAGLAAARGLLAAGWRVQVRERSDGLPVTGTSLGMWPAAMRALDDLGLGEEVRAASVEARGGRILRPDGRALARLGPERSVRMVPRPVLLEALARDLPPGTIAWHRPAGDPGLLPDADVVVAADGVHSPVRTALFGVAERPLGTVAIRGRALLPAEGVTETWGPGRIFGITPYDAISTYWYACFRAELLPEPPPAGATAEVLRGLYRGWHPAVQQVLAALDETSLDRRELLDVPPLRSYVTARTALVGDAAHAMAPNLGRGAAEALVDATTLVDALTEDAEPLVDEAGVAAALRHYDAVRRPPTTRLVRAARLLNRMSTGHRLVRPRDLALAAVGRLV